Proteins found in one Osmerus mordax isolate fOsmMor3 chromosome 20, fOsmMor3.pri, whole genome shotgun sequence genomic segment:
- the wdr91 gene encoding WD repeat-containing protein 91 isoform X1 → MSSAVERTEEHLREYLTYRGFTSTLKTLDAEVKADKEKGFRVDKIIDQLQLFIQNFDLTGLKDYWGYLDRRLFCRLEDIYRPTVNKLRTSLFRYYVVHTIQSRNLERTQEFFLKQAPELQGQPEWRDWFILPFIPSPETNPAFSSYFSRQWADTFLVSLHNFLSVLFQCMPQPVLLCFDLEVQRTTSLLEENEQLRQRLFALQGEARFRKEDEEMVHHKLPPYVQNMDRLGDTELDLVSSQRTVNLTSTAPSRNFFYTFLPQGRRAPGKTPQGAGSSPTQASLGRKDTAANQVRPYVGLAAKLKEPGVCKDSKPVSGPVGSAEVPAPHNRQKRHQVHEKERKELFSKPLPQMTEKRGESLDMEPQPEGQCEALDSPPGQARVSGEGLAPEQPFIKLSQEEYGEHHSSIMHCRVDCSGRRVASLDVDGVIKVWSFNPIMQTKATIMSKSPLLSLEWATKPDRLLLLGSGVGTVRLYDTDAKKNLYEMTIDDTHPRILSLACSPSGTSFVCSAAAPTGTGRSGSVTETVTRLPFPVSGQLLLWDTKTVKPQLQFSLEPGPVAINCTAFNHNGNLLVTGAADGVIRLFDMQRYECAMSWRAHDGEVYSVEFSYDENTVISIGEDGKFVQWNIHRCGVKQSDHSLPQDATGPFVLSGYSGYRQVQVPRGRLFAFDSEGQHVLTCSNNGGIIHRLNSSDGKLETVLPLGGHKAPVVTVDWCTAMDCGTCLTASMDGKIKLSTLLAQKS, encoded by the exons ATGAGTTCAGCTGTGGAGCGAACGGAAGAACATCTCAGAGAATATCTCACATATCGTGGATTTACCAGTACATTGAAGACCCTTGACGCAGAAGTCAAAGCCGACAAGGAAAAGGGGTTCAGG GTGGACAAGATTATCGACCAGCTCCAGTTGTTTATTCAGAACTTTGACCTGACGGGACTGAAAGATTACTGGGGTTACCTGGACCGACGGTTGTTCTGCAGACTAGAGGACATCTACAGGCCCACCGTCAACAAACTAAGAACAAGCCTGTTCAGATACTATGTTGTTCATACCATTCAG TCGAGAAACCTTGAGAGAACTCAGGAGTTTTTCCTAAAGCAGGCACCAGAGCTGCAGGGACAGCCAGAGTGGCGTGATTGGTTCATCCTGCCATTTATACCCTCCCCTGAGACCAATCCTGCATTCTCGTCATACTTCTCCCGCCAGTGGGCAGATACCTTCCTGGTGTCGCTGCACAACTTCCTCAGTGTTCTCTTCCAGTGCATGC CCCAGCCAGTGCTGCTGTGTTTCGACCTTGAAGTCCAGAGAACCACCAGCCTACTGGAGGAGAACGAGCAGCTGAGGCAAAGG CTGTTTGCCCTGCAAGGAGAAGCCCGCTTCAGGAAGGAGGACGAAGAGATGGTGCATCACAAACTCCCCCCTTACGTGCAAAACATGGATCGACTCGGCGACACTGAGCT GGACCTGGTATCCAGCCAGCGCACGGTCAACTTGACTTCAACAGCGCCTTCTCGCAACTTCTTCTACACATTCCTGCCCCAGGGGAGACGGGCACCTGGCAAGACGCCTCAAGGGGCTGGGTCCTCGCCAACACAGGCTTCCCTCGGAAGAAAGGACACCGCAGCCAATCAAGTGAGACCATATGTTGGCCTG GCTGCGAAGCTGAAAGAGCCAGGAGTCTGTAAGGACTCCAAGCCAGTGTCTGGACCTGTTGGGAGCGCTGAGGTCCCGGCGCCACACAACCGACAAAAAAGGCACCAGGTTcatgagaaggagaggaaggagctgTTCTCCAAACCCCTTCCTCAG ATGactgagaagagaggggagagcttGGACATGGAGCCCCAGCCGGAGGGCCAATGCGAGGCCTTGGACTCCCCCCCGGGCCAGGCTCGCGTGAGCGGGGAAGGGTTGGCCCCGGAGCAGCCCTTCATCAAGCTGAGCCAGGAGGAATACGGCGAGCACCACTCCTCCATCATGCACTGCAG ggtggACTGCTCAGGCCGGAGGGTGGCCAGCCTGGATGTGGACGGAGTCATCAAGGTGTGGTCCTTCAACCCCATCATGCAGACCAAGGCCACCATCATGTCCAAGTCCCCCTTGCTGTCCCTGGAGTGGGCCACCAAACCAGACAGGCTG CTGTTACTGGGAAGTGGCGTGGGCACCGTGAGGCTGTATGACACCGATGCCAAGAAGAACCTGTACGAGATGACCATCGACGACACCCACCCGCG GATCCTATCGCTGGCCTGCAGCCCCAGCGGCACCTCCTTCGTTTGTTCCGCCGCCGCCCCCACCGGTACCGGGCGCTCCGGGAGCGTGACAGAGACGGTGACCCGCCTCCCGTTTCCGGTGTCGGGCCAGCTGCTGCTCTGGGACACCAAGACCGTCAAACCCCag CTCCAGTTCTCCTTGGAGCCAGGACCCGTGGCCATCAACTGCACGGCTTTCAACCACAACGGAAACCTGCTGGTCACGGGCGCGGCCGACGGAGTCATCCGACTGTTCG aCATGCAGCGCTACGAGTGCGCCATGAGCTGGAGGGCACACGATGGGGAAGTGTACAGCGTCGAGTTCAGCTACGACGAGAACACCGTCATCAGTATCGGGGAGGATGGCAAG TTTGTTCAGTGGAACATCCATCGGTGCGGGGTGAAGCAGTCGGATCACTCCCTGCCTCAGGACGCCACGGGGCCCTTCGTGCTGTCGGGGTACAGCGGGTACAGGCAGGTCCAGGTGCCCCGAGGGCGCCTGTTCGCCTTCGACTCCGAGGGCCAGCACGTCCTCACCTGCTCCAACAATGGGGGGATCATCCACAGG CTAAACAGCAGCGATGGCAAACTGGAGACAGTCCTGCCCCTGGGTGGGCACAAGGCCCCGGTGGTCACGGTTGATTGGTGCACGGCCATGGACTGTGGCACCTGCCTCACCGCCTCCATGGACGGCAAGATCAAACTGAGCACGCTCCTGGCGCAGAAGTCCTGA
- the wdr91 gene encoding WD repeat-containing protein 91 isoform X2 yields the protein MSSAVERTEEHLREYLTYRGFTSTLKTLDAEVKADKEKGFRVDKIIDQLQLFIQNFDLTGLKDYWGYLDRRLFCRLEDIYRPTVNKLRTSLFRYYVVHTIQSRNLERTQEFFLKQAPELQGQPEWRDWFILPFIPSPETNPAFSSYFSRQWADTFLVSLHNFLSVLFQCMPQPVLLCFDLEVQRTTSLLEENEQLRQRLFALQGEARFRKEDEEMVHHKLPPYVQNMDRLGDTELDLVSSQRTVNLTSTAPSRNFFYTFLPQGRRAPGKTPQGAGSSPTQASLGRKDTAANQAAKLKEPGVCKDSKPVSGPVGSAEVPAPHNRQKRHQVHEKERKELFSKPLPQMTEKRGESLDMEPQPEGQCEALDSPPGQARVSGEGLAPEQPFIKLSQEEYGEHHSSIMHCRVDCSGRRVASLDVDGVIKVWSFNPIMQTKATIMSKSPLLSLEWATKPDRLLLLGSGVGTVRLYDTDAKKNLYEMTIDDTHPRILSLACSPSGTSFVCSAAAPTGTGRSGSVTETVTRLPFPVSGQLLLWDTKTVKPQLQFSLEPGPVAINCTAFNHNGNLLVTGAADGVIRLFDMQRYECAMSWRAHDGEVYSVEFSYDENTVISIGEDGKFVQWNIHRCGVKQSDHSLPQDATGPFVLSGYSGYRQVQVPRGRLFAFDSEGQHVLTCSNNGGIIHRLNSSDGKLETVLPLGGHKAPVVTVDWCTAMDCGTCLTASMDGKIKLSTLLAQKS from the exons ATGAGTTCAGCTGTGGAGCGAACGGAAGAACATCTCAGAGAATATCTCACATATCGTGGATTTACCAGTACATTGAAGACCCTTGACGCAGAAGTCAAAGCCGACAAGGAAAAGGGGTTCAGG GTGGACAAGATTATCGACCAGCTCCAGTTGTTTATTCAGAACTTTGACCTGACGGGACTGAAAGATTACTGGGGTTACCTGGACCGACGGTTGTTCTGCAGACTAGAGGACATCTACAGGCCCACCGTCAACAAACTAAGAACAAGCCTGTTCAGATACTATGTTGTTCATACCATTCAG TCGAGAAACCTTGAGAGAACTCAGGAGTTTTTCCTAAAGCAGGCACCAGAGCTGCAGGGACAGCCAGAGTGGCGTGATTGGTTCATCCTGCCATTTATACCCTCCCCTGAGACCAATCCTGCATTCTCGTCATACTTCTCCCGCCAGTGGGCAGATACCTTCCTGGTGTCGCTGCACAACTTCCTCAGTGTTCTCTTCCAGTGCATGC CCCAGCCAGTGCTGCTGTGTTTCGACCTTGAAGTCCAGAGAACCACCAGCCTACTGGAGGAGAACGAGCAGCTGAGGCAAAGG CTGTTTGCCCTGCAAGGAGAAGCCCGCTTCAGGAAGGAGGACGAAGAGATGGTGCATCACAAACTCCCCCCTTACGTGCAAAACATGGATCGACTCGGCGACACTGAGCT GGACCTGGTATCCAGCCAGCGCACGGTCAACTTGACTTCAACAGCGCCTTCTCGCAACTTCTTCTACACATTCCTGCCCCAGGGGAGACGGGCACCTGGCAAGACGCCTCAAGGGGCTGGGTCCTCGCCAACACAGGCTTCCCTCGGAAGAAAGGACACCGCAGCCAATCAA GCTGCGAAGCTGAAAGAGCCAGGAGTCTGTAAGGACTCCAAGCCAGTGTCTGGACCTGTTGGGAGCGCTGAGGTCCCGGCGCCACACAACCGACAAAAAAGGCACCAGGTTcatgagaaggagaggaaggagctgTTCTCCAAACCCCTTCCTCAG ATGactgagaagagaggggagagcttGGACATGGAGCCCCAGCCGGAGGGCCAATGCGAGGCCTTGGACTCCCCCCCGGGCCAGGCTCGCGTGAGCGGGGAAGGGTTGGCCCCGGAGCAGCCCTTCATCAAGCTGAGCCAGGAGGAATACGGCGAGCACCACTCCTCCATCATGCACTGCAG ggtggACTGCTCAGGCCGGAGGGTGGCCAGCCTGGATGTGGACGGAGTCATCAAGGTGTGGTCCTTCAACCCCATCATGCAGACCAAGGCCACCATCATGTCCAAGTCCCCCTTGCTGTCCCTGGAGTGGGCCACCAAACCAGACAGGCTG CTGTTACTGGGAAGTGGCGTGGGCACCGTGAGGCTGTATGACACCGATGCCAAGAAGAACCTGTACGAGATGACCATCGACGACACCCACCCGCG GATCCTATCGCTGGCCTGCAGCCCCAGCGGCACCTCCTTCGTTTGTTCCGCCGCCGCCCCCACCGGTACCGGGCGCTCCGGGAGCGTGACAGAGACGGTGACCCGCCTCCCGTTTCCGGTGTCGGGCCAGCTGCTGCTCTGGGACACCAAGACCGTCAAACCCCag CTCCAGTTCTCCTTGGAGCCAGGACCCGTGGCCATCAACTGCACGGCTTTCAACCACAACGGAAACCTGCTGGTCACGGGCGCGGCCGACGGAGTCATCCGACTGTTCG aCATGCAGCGCTACGAGTGCGCCATGAGCTGGAGGGCACACGATGGGGAAGTGTACAGCGTCGAGTTCAGCTACGACGAGAACACCGTCATCAGTATCGGGGAGGATGGCAAG TTTGTTCAGTGGAACATCCATCGGTGCGGGGTGAAGCAGTCGGATCACTCCCTGCCTCAGGACGCCACGGGGCCCTTCGTGCTGTCGGGGTACAGCGGGTACAGGCAGGTCCAGGTGCCCCGAGGGCGCCTGTTCGCCTTCGACTCCGAGGGCCAGCACGTCCTCACCTGCTCCAACAATGGGGGGATCATCCACAGG CTAAACAGCAGCGATGGCAAACTGGAGACAGTCCTGCCCCTGGGTGGGCACAAGGCCCCGGTGGTCACGGTTGATTGGTGCACGGCCATGGACTGTGGCACCTGCCTCACCGCCTCCATGGACGGCAAGATCAAACTGAGCACGCTCCTGGCGCAGAAGTCCTGA